GGCCGAGCAGGAAATCGCGCGCGGCCTGTTCGGGCACGCCGCGTTTCACTGTTTCGTCCATCGCTTCGCGCATCACGTAAAGCAGCGTCGCGCAGATCGTCTCGGACAGGCCCGGTTCCAGCAGCGCCATCTGGTCGACGGTCAGACGGTATGAACGCAGGATCGGCTGATAGATTGTCTTCGCGACGTCTTCGCCGAGATCGAACGCGGACTCGGGGCCCTGCATCAGCGCGCTCGTGATCGACTGCTTCGCATACGCGCCGCCGAAGAAATCGCGGCGCGCTTTCGGATCGTCATCGTTGTTGAAGATGATGGGATGACACGGATGCGCGACGAAGTAAGTCAGATCGGGCCTGTCAGGCAGATGGCCGGCGAACGGCGCGGCGGCATCGAGCGTCATCACCATCGTGCCCGCGGGCAGCTTCGGTGCAATCTCGTGGCTGAGCTTGCCGATCAGCGTATCGGGCACGGCGAGGATCACGACCTGCGCGCCGTCGAGCGCGGCATCGACGGATACGCAATCCACGTTCAGTTCATCCTTCAGGCGCTTGCGGCCCGCTTCGCTCACTTCGATGTGCGCGACGCGATAGTCCGACTTCAGCAGGTTGCTCGAAAGACGGAAGCCCATCTTTCCGCCAGCGCCGAACAGTGCAATTTTCTCTTTCATCGTCCTCTCTCCTTGCAGGGGTACGTCATGTTCATGAATATCGGTTGATCAGCCCGCGCGCGGGTCGAGCGCGACGGCTGCGTGTTCGTCCTGCGAGCGCGGGCGGCGCTCGCCGCAGAACGCGAATGCAAGCACGGCGCTCATCAGCATGAAGACGCCGACCACGAACATCGGCGCGTGATACGAGCCCGTCGCGTCCTTCAGCGCGCCTGTCACGTACGGCGCGACGAAGCCCGCCAGATTGCCGACCGTGTTGATCAGCGCGATGCCCGCGGCGGCTGCCGCACCCGACAGAAAGCGCGCGGGCAATGCCCAGAAGTTCGGCAGCGCCGAGAAGATCGCGCAGGCCGTGATCGTGATGACGGCGATGGCCGTCGACGGCGACTTCATGTAAAGGGCGAGCGGAATGCTGAGCGCGCCGACCAGCGCCGGAATGCCGATGTGCCATGCGCGCACGCCGTGCTTCGTCGCGTTGCGGCTCCAGAGGAACAGCACGATCGCGGCAGGCAGATAGGGAATCGCTGTGATCAGCCCTTTCTGGAACACGTTGAACTGCGAGCCGAACTGCGTCTGGAAGCCGCCGATGATGGTCGGCAGGAAAAACGCGAGCGCATAGAGACCGTAGATCAGGCCGAAGTACATCAGCGAGAACAACCAGACGCGGCCGCTCGTCAATGCGGCGCCTGCGCGATGGCGATGCTGCGACGAACCGGCTGCGCGCTGGCGCTGCTCGGCTTCGAGTTCCGCGGTGAGCCACGCCTGCTCGTCGGCAGTGAGCCAGCGCGCCTGCGACGGCCGGTCGCTCAGATAGAACCACGCGACGATGCCGACGACGATCGCAGGAATCGCGACGCCGAGGAACATCACGCGCCAGCCGGCCAGGCCGAACAGTCCATGCGCTTCGATCAGCAGCGCGGCAAACGGCGCGCCGATCACGATCGTCAGCGGCTGCGCGAGATAGAACAGCGCGAGGATATGGCTGCGATGGCGCTGCGGCACCCACATGCTCAGGAACAGGATCGCACCGGGAAAGAAGCCCGCTTCCGCCACACCCAGCAGAAAGCGCAACCCATACAGCCCCGGCACGCTGC
The Paraburkholderia hospita DNA segment above includes these coding regions:
- a CDS encoding phosphogluconate dehydrogenase C-terminal domain-containing protein; translated protein: MKEKIALFGAGGKMGFRLSSNLLKSDYRVAHIEVSEAGRKRLKDELNVDCVSVDAALDGAQVVILAVPDTLIGKLSHEIAPKLPAGTMVMTLDAAAPFAGHLPDRPDLTYFVAHPCHPIIFNNDDDPKARRDFFGGAYAKQSITSALMQGPESAFDLGEDVAKTIYQPILRSYRLTVDQMALLEPGLSETICATLLYVMREAMDETVKRGVPEQAARDFLLGHMNILSAVIFNEIPGAFSDACNKAIEFGKPRLMRDDWKGVFDRAEIADSIRRIT
- a CDS encoding MFS transporter, encoding MQTAPHAEQASPSQLERSTIRKVSLRLVPFVALMFFINFLDRTAISFAGPNGMTKDLGLDAAQFGFAAGVFFIGYIFLEVPSNLALHKFGARRWLARIMVTWGIVALLFTWVSSVPGLYGLRFLLGVAEAGFFPGAILFLSMWVPQRHRSHILALFYLAQPLTIVIGAPFAALLIEAHGLFGLAGWRVMFLGVAIPAIVVGIVAWFYLSDRPSQARWLTADEQAWLTAELEAEQRQRAAGSSQHRHRAGAALTSGRVWLFSLMYFGLIYGLYALAFFLPTIIGGFQTQFGSQFNVFQKGLITAIPYLPAAIVLFLWSRNATKHGVRAWHIGIPALVGALSIPLALYMKSPSTAIAVITITACAIFSALPNFWALPARFLSGAAAAAGIALINTVGNLAGFVAPYVTGALKDATGSYHAPMFVVGVFMLMSAVLAFAFCGERRPRSQDEHAAVALDPRAG